The following DNA comes from Micromonospora chokoriensis.
GGTCGGCGCGGGTGCCTGTGTCACCCGGGACGTGCCCGCCGCTGCCGTCGTCAAGGGCGTACCGGCGCGCTGACCAGCAGTGACCGACCCAGACGGGATCGATACCGACGCCGTGCCCTCGTGGTCCGGCACGAGGAGCAGGACGTGAGCACAAACCGCGGCGGTGCCGGTGAACGGCCACTGCGCGTACTTCAGGTGACCAGTACTGCCGTCGGCGGCGACTGGTTCCACGACCAGGTGACCGGCCTGGCGCGGCGAGGTCACGAGGTGTGCGCGGTGGTGCCGGGCGAGGGGCCACTCACCGCCCGCCTGCGGGCCGCCGGGGTACGCACCGAGGTCGTGCCGATGTCCGGCTGGCGCCCTCGGCAACTCCCCCGGGTCGCGGCGGCCCAACTGCGACTCGTCCGCCTGATCCGACGATTCCGCCCCGACGTGGTGCACGGGCACCTGGTGAAGGCGAACATCGCCTGCCGGTTGGCCAGCCTGGCCGCTCCACGGCCGCTGCTGGTCAACCAGATCGCCGGCGTCGTCCACCTGCGCAGCCCCCTGTTCAATCGCATCGACCGCGCGACTCTGCCCCGGGTAGACGTCCTGATCGGGTCGTGCCACGCGTTCGCCGACCGGTACCGACAGCTGGGCGCCCGGACGACGACGGTCAGCCACTACGGCTGCGACGTCCACCGGCTCGACCCGACCGCCAGCGGTCAGCCGTTCCGCGCCGAGTTCGGACTGGCTGCCGACACCCCTACCGTCGGAATGCTCGCGCACATGTACCGCAGCCGGTTGCAGGCGTTCCAGGACATCGGTTTCAAGGGCCACGAGGTCTTCATCGACGCCGCCCCCCGCCTGTTGGACCGGGTGCCGACCGCCCACCTCTTCGTCGTGGGTGACGAGTTCACCGGTGACGTCGGCTACCGCCGCCGGTTGGAGGAGCGCGCCGCCCGGTTGGGGGTGGCCGAGCGGATGCACTTCACCGGCCGCCGGACCGACGTGCAGGACGTCCTGGCCGGTCTGGACGTGGCGGTCACACCGTCGCTCGAGGAATCCGCGTCGTACGCCACCGTCGAGGCGCTGTTGATGGAGCGAGGCGTGGTGGCCAGCGACGTCGGCGGGCTGCCCGACACCGTGCAACATGGCGAGACCGGCCTGTTGGTGCCGCCGGCGGACCCGGGCGCGCTGGCCGACGCGGTCGCCGAGCTGCTGGAGGCACCCCAGCAGCGGGCTGCGATGGGTCGCCTCGGGCGTGACCGCTGCCTGCACCTGTTCGACATCGAGCGAACGGTCGCCGACGTCGAGGC
Coding sequences within:
- a CDS encoding glycosyltransferase family 4 protein yields the protein MSTNRGGAGERPLRVLQVTSTAVGGDWFHDQVTGLARRGHEVCAVVPGEGPLTARLRAAGVRTEVVPMSGWRPRQLPRVAAAQLRLVRLIRRFRPDVVHGHLVKANIACRLASLAAPRPLLVNQIAGVVHLRSPLFNRIDRATLPRVDVLIGSCHAFADRYRQLGARTTTVSHYGCDVHRLDPTASGQPFRAEFGLAADTPTVGMLAHMYRSRLQAFQDIGFKGHEVFIDAAPRLLDRVPTAHLFVVGDEFTGDVGYRRRLEERAARLGVAERMHFTGRRTDVQDVLAGLDVAVTPSLEESASYATVEALLMERGVVASDVGGLPDTVQHGETGLLVPPADPGALADAVAELLEAPQQRAAMGRLGRDRCLHLFDIERTVADVEAIYRAALDGRPLPQSGRLSEVAR